Proteins encoded in a region of the candidate division WOR-3 bacterium genome:
- a CDS encoding arsenate reductase ArsC: MEKIKILFLCEENSCRSQMAEAIVNNFYSYCCEAKSAGSRLTEIDPKAILIMKEINIDISQQKSKLVNQFFNKEFDYVITLCGEDAKESCPYFIGKVKERLSWPIPNPKLAKGSEEEVLNFYRKIRDLLKSKIDKLCKELNKREEK; the protein is encoded by the coding sequence ATGGAAAAAATTAAAATTCTTTTTCTTTGCGAAGAAAACTCCTGCCGTAGCCAAATGGCAGAAGCGATTGTTAATAATTTTTATTCCTATTGTTGCGAAGCAAAAAGTGCTGGTAGCAGATTAACCGAAATTGATCCAAAGGCAATTTTGATAATGAAAGAGATTAATATTGATATCTCTCAACAAAAAAGTAAATTGGTAAATCAGTTTTTCAACAAAGAATTTGATTATGTAATCACCCTTTGCGGTGAAGATGCCAAAGAAAGTTGTCCCTATTTTATCGGAAAAGTAAAAGAAAGATTATCTTGGCCAATTCCTAATCCTAAATTAGCAAAGGGTAGTGAAGAAGAAGTTTTAAATTTTTATCGTAAAATAAGAGATTTATTAAAAAGTAAAATTGATAAATTATGTAAAGAATTGAACAAAAGGGAGGAAAAGTGA
- the ispH gene encoding 4-hydroxy-3-methylbut-2-enyl diphosphate reductase, which translates to MAKIYLVKPYGFCSGLKRAFTLIKDCEKKYSQIYLLGELLHNPIVIKELKNKGVKIIGERRISLLDNLPEKEKVVLIIRTHGIPKEILKKIESFGINIINTTCNYIKKICTIVENLKKEDYWVVIIGDSGHPEVKTIKSFAEGKSLIYKENLKLSKHVRIGVVSQTTLDETTYYQALNNIITNFQFNELRIFNTLCPEVITRQKEVRKIAKKVDLMIIIGGKNSANTKRLKEIAEREECETFWISDWKEMEDLKTFAKKFDKIGIASGTSTPEEFVDLVIKNLKKEVTEDEI; encoded by the coding sequence ATGGCTAAAATATATTTAGTAAAACCTTATGGTTTTTGTAGTGGATTAAAAAGGGCGTTTACTTTAATTAAAGATTGTGAAAAGAAATATTCTCAAATTTATCTGCTCGGCGAATTGCTCCACAATCCGATTGTGATAAAAGAATTAAAAAATAAAGGTGTCAAAATTATTGGAGAAAGAAGGATTTCTCTTTTAGATAATCTTCCAGAAAAAGAGAAAGTTGTTTTGATAATTCGGACTCACGGAATACCCAAGGAAATATTGAAAAAAATAGAAAGTTTTGGTATAAATATAATTAATACAACATGCAATTATATAAAAAAGATTTGTACAATCGTAGAAAATTTAAAAAAGGAGGATTATTGGGTTGTGATAATTGGCGATAGTGGGCATCCGGAAGTTAAGACAATTAAAAGTTTTGCTGAAGGAAAAAGTTTAATTTATAAGGAAAATTTAAAATTATCCAAACACGTAAGAATTGGTGTTGTAAGTCAAACAACATTAGACGAAACAACTTATTATCAAGCGTTAAACAATATTATTACTAATTTCCAATTTAATGAATTAAGAATTTTTAATACTCTTTGTCCCGAAGTTATTACCCGTCAAAAGGAAGTAAGAAAAATTGCGAAGAAGGTTGATTTAATGATAATTATTGGTGGTAAAAATAGTGCCAATACTAAAAGATTAAAAGAGATTGCTGAAAGAGAAGAATGCGAGACTTTTTGGATTTCTGATTGGAAAGAAATGGAGGATTTAAAAACTTTCGCTAAGAAATTTGATAAGATTGGTATTGCTTCCGGAACTTCTACACCGGAAGAGTTTGTTGATTTAGTAATAAAAAATCTAAAAAAGGAGGTAACCGAAGATGAAATTTGA
- the cmk gene encoding (d)CMP kinase → MKKNFIVAIDGYAGSGKSTIAKEVAKRLNFFYLDTGAMYRAITYKIIKEKIDYKNEQKLAKVLKNIKIDFRNENNKIKIYLNNEDVTDKIREPKVERLVSPVSAIKIVREKMVKLQRKIAHQKNIIAEGRDITSVVFPKANLKIFVDCELKERAKRRFKEAKEKGYKIKFSEVLKNLIIRDKIDQERKYSPLRKTSDSIYLNTTNLTIEEEIDLVKSLIEYLLKKR, encoded by the coding sequence ATGAAAAAAAATTTCATTGTCGCCATTGATGGTTATGCCGGTTCAGGAAAAAGTACGATTGCCAAAGAGGTTGCCAAAAGATTAAATTTTTTTTATTTAGATACGGGCGCAATGTATCGGGCAATAACTTATAAAATTATCAAAGAAAAGATTGATTATAAAAACGAACAGAAGTTAGCAAAGGTGCTAAAAAATATAAAAATTGATTTCAGAAATGAGAATAATAAAATAAAAATTTATCTAAATAATGAAGATGTAACGGATAAGATAAGAGAGCCAAAAGTAGAAAGATTAGTTTCGCCGGTCTCAGCAATCAAAATTGTTCGAGAAAAAATGGTAAAATTACAAAGAAAAATAGCCCATCAGAAAAATATAATTGCTGAAGGTCGGGATATTACTTCCGTAGTTTTTCCTAAAGCCAATTTAAAAATCTTTGTTGATTGTGAACTAAAAGAACGAGCAAAGAGGAGATTTAAGGAAGCAAAAGAAAAGGGTTACAAGATAAAATTTTCTGAAGTATTAAAAAATCTTATTATTCGTGATAAAATTGACCAAGAAAGAAAGTATAGCCCTTTAAGAAAAACTTCTGATAGTATTTATTTAAATACAACTAATTTGACAATTGAAGAAGAGATTGATTTAGTAAAATCTTTAATTGAATATTTACTAAAAAAAAGATGA
- a CDS encoding DUF438 domain-containing protein, translated as MSELFGKNKKEIIKEIIKRIHQGEDVKKLKEEFKDSLKGLTPKIVAEIEEELIREGMSKEEIQKFCSLHLALMEEELAKEEILTEPGHPIYILMTEHKILLENSREFYQILLENKLDEKLEHIIHHFKDSESHYLREENVLFPYLEKHGITQPPAIMWMEHDKIRSIKKEIYQLWEKKENLNLLKEKAQELFEMLNSHFYKENKILFPTSLNVITQEEWQEIKKEFNEIGYCCFTPDESTKREEIKETTKKISETLPINFETGAFSLEELENLLNTLPFDITFVDKNDIVRYFNQSKERIFLRTKAVLGRKVQQCHPQKSIHIVERILSDFKNKKRDVAEFWISHKGRLVHIRYFAVRNKEGDYLGCIEVTQDITEIKKIEGEKRIYDY; from the coding sequence GTGAGTGAACTTTTTGGCAAAAATAAAAAAGAAATAATAAAGGAAATAATAAAAAGAATCCATCAAGGTGAAGATGTTAAAAAATTGAAAGAGGAATTTAAAGATTCTTTAAAAGGTTTAACACCGAAGATAGTTGCGGAAATTGAAGAGGAATTGATTAGGGAAGGAATGAGTAAAGAAGAAATCCAGAAATTTTGTTCTCTTCATTTGGCACTTATGGAAGAGGAGTTAGCAAAAGAAGAGATTTTAACTGAACCCGGACACCCGATTTATATTTTAATGACTGAGCATAAAATTCTTTTAGAGAATAGTCGAGAGTTTTATCAAATTCTTTTAGAAAATAAATTAGATGAAAAATTAGAACATATTATTCATCATTTTAAAGACTCCGAATCCCATTATTTAAGAGAAGAGAATGTCCTTTTTCCTTATTTAGAGAAACACGGAATTACCCAGCCACCAGCAATAATGTGGATGGAACATGATAAAATCCGCAGCATAAAAAAAGAGATTTATCAATTATGGGAAAAGAAAGAAAATTTAAATCTTTTAAAAGAAAAGGCACAAGAACTTTTTGAAATGTTAAATTCCCATTTTTATAAGGAAAATAAAATCCTTTTCCCTACCTCTTTAAATGTAATAACCCAAGAAGAATGGCAGGAGATAAAGAAAGAATTTAATGAAATCGGTTATTGCTGTTTTACACCCGACGAGAGCACCAAAAGAGAAGAAATAAAAGAGACAACTAAAAAAATTTCAGAAACCTTACCAATCAATTTTGAAACTGGTGCCTTTTCTTTGGAAGAATTAGAAAATCTTTTAAACACTCTGCCTTTTGATATTACTTTTGTTGATAAAAACGATATTGTTAGATACTTCAACCAGTCAAAAGAAAGAATATTTTTACGTACCAAAGCAGTTTTGGGTAGAAAAGTTCAACAATGCCATCCCCAAAAAAGTATCCATATTGTTGAAAGAATTTTAAGCGATTTTAAAAATAAGAAAAGAGATGTTGCTGAATTTTGGATTTCCCATAAAGGAAGATTAGTTCATATTCGTTATTTTGCTGTCCGTAATAAAGAAGGTGATTATTTAGGATGTATTGAAGTTACGCAGGATATTACCGAAATTAAAAAAATTGAAGGCGAAAAGAGAATTTATGATTATTAA
- a CDS encoding 30S ribosomal protein S1 produces the protein MKFDDLLSQYTVPLKEKEIVKGRIVKILKSTVLVDLGLKSEGELSIDEFSDPDELKEGNEVYVYLEKLEDKEGKPVISKKQADFLLRWDKIKEKYEKGEPVDIKVKKKVKGGLMVEVFGLPAFLPGSQVDIKPVLNQDALIGQTLKAKIIQVNYPKQNIVVSRRELLEEEIQKKREALLKKIKVGDVVTARVKSLADFGAFVEIDGVDALLHVSDISWNKVVHPSEVLSIDQEIKVKILAIDEKSFRITVGMKQLQPHPWDVIEEKYPVGSRVKGRVTSLAEYGAFVELEKGIEGLIHVSEMSWTRTIHHPSQILKVGQEVEAVVLHVDKENRRISLGLKQTMPDPWSMVDEKFKIGEKVIGKIRSYKEFGAFVELDEGIEGLIPTTEISWTKRIKHPKEVFKKGQKVEAVITEIDKINRRITLSVKRLKEDPLEMFIKEYKVGDTLKVRIIDTPKAGLVVGLPYGLEGFIPNSLIARDENRKRIEHKIGEEIEVKISEIDKEKRRIVLNERAVKEELVKAETKEEIEPIATAGPKSKEKKRKYTIGEKIKKQKKGSE, from the coding sequence ATGAAATTTGATGATTTATTATCTCAATATACTGTCCCTTTGAAAGAGAAAGAAATTGTTAAGGGAAGGATTGTGAAAATTTTAAAAAGCACTGTTTTAGTAGATTTAGGTCTAAAATCCGAAGGCGAATTAAGTATTGATGAGTTTTCCGACCCCGATGAATTAAAAGAAGGGAACGAAGTATATGTGTATTTAGAAAAATTAGAAGACAAGGAAGGTAAGCCGGTGATTTCTAAAAAGCAGGCTGATTTTCTTCTTCGTTGGGATAAGATAAAAGAGAAATACGAAAAAGGTGAACCGGTGGATATCAAAGTAAAAAAGAAAGTGAAAGGTGGCTTAATGGTGGAAGTTTTTGGTTTACCTGCTTTTCTTCCAGGTTCTCAAGTGGATATTAAACCGGTACTCAATCAGGATGCTCTTATTGGTCAAACTTTAAAAGCCAAAATTATTCAGGTAAATTATCCCAAACAAAACATTGTTGTTTCTCGGAGGGAACTTTTAGAAGAGGAGATTCAAAAAAAACGGGAGGCTTTATTAAAGAAAATAAAAGTTGGCGACGTGGTAACCGCGCGAGTAAAATCCCTTGCTGATTTTGGTGCCTTTGTGGAAATTGATGGTGTTGATGCTCTTTTGCATGTTTCTGATATTTCTTGGAACAAGGTTGTACATCCTAGCGAAGTTTTATCTATTGACCAAGAAATAAAAGTGAAAATTTTAGCGATTGATGAAAAATCTTTTCGAATAACAGTAGGGATGAAGCAACTTCAACCCCATCCTTGGGATGTGATCGAAGAGAAATATCCGGTGGGTTCTCGCGTGAAAGGAAGGGTTACCTCTTTAGCAGAATACGGAGCTTTTGTCGAATTAGAAAAGGGGATAGAAGGTTTGATTCATGTTTCGGAGATGTCTTGGACAAGAACGATTCACCATCCTTCACAAATTCTAAAAGTAGGTCAAGAAGTGGAAGCGGTTGTGTTACATGTGGATAAAGAGAATCGGCGGATTTCCTTGGGATTGAAGCAAACAATGCCTGACCCTTGGTCAATGGTGGATGAGAAATTTAAGATTGGTGAAAAGGTGATAGGGAAAATTAGATCTTATAAAGAGTTTGGTGCTTTTGTGGAGTTGGATGAAGGTATTGAAGGGTTAATACCTACTACGGAAATTTCTTGGACAAAGAGGATAAAACATCCCAAAGAGGTCTTTAAAAAAGGTCAAAAGGTAGAAGCAGTTATTACCGAAATCGATAAAATTAATCGGCGGATCACATTAAGTGTGAAAAGATTAAAAGAGGATCCCTTAGAAATGTTTATCAAAGAATATAAAGTGGGCGATACTTTAAAAGTAAGAATTATTGATACTCCCAAGGCAGGCCTGGTGGTTGGTTTGCCCTATGGATTAGAAGGTTTTATTCCTAATAGTCTGATTGCTCGCGATGAAAATCGAAAAAGAATAGAGCATAAGATTGGTGAAGAGATTGAAGTAAAAATTAGTGAAATTGACAAAGAAAAAAGAAGGATTGTTTTGAACGAAAGGGCGGTAAAAGAAGAATTGGTCAAGGCAGAAACTAAAGAAGAAATTGAACCTATTGCCACCGCTGGTCCCAAGAGTAAAGAGAAAAAGAGGAAATACACAATTGGGGAAAAGATTAAAAAACAAAAAAAGGGAAGTGAATAG
- a CDS encoding lysophospholipid acyltransferase family protein → MKWYWRLGFILTLPLSFLFLKVKNRYYLPKGKAIIVCNHTSNFDPILVSLASLQELYFLAKKELFQVSRFFTWLIKTFNAISLDRTGIDLTALKKVEEVFKKNKKIVLFPEGTRSRNGKLGSFKDGASFLALKFNVPIVPCYIKGVRESFIPLLVDQDLKKLGSGKKKFRKIEVTFLRPIRILFSERNNWDKDLIKYLTKTIEERFKNYG, encoded by the coding sequence ATGAAGTGGTATTGGCGATTAGGTTTTATTTTAACTTTGCCGCTATCTTTTCTCTTCTTAAAAGTAAAAAATAGATATTATTTACCGAAGGGAAAAGCAATTATTGTTTGTAATCATACCTCTAATTTTGATCCAATTTTAGTAAGTTTAGCCAGTTTACAAGAGTTATATTTTCTTGCTAAAAAAGAATTGTTTCAGGTAAGTCGCTTTTTTACTTGGTTAATAAAGACTTTTAATGCTATTTCTTTAGATCGAACAGGAATTGACCTTACTGCCTTAAAAAAAGTGGAAGAAGTTTTTAAAAAGAATAAAAAAATTGTTCTTTTTCCGGAAGGGACCCGTTCAAGAAATGGAAAATTAGGGAGTTTTAAAGATGGCGCCAGTTTTTTAGCCTTAAAGTTTAATGTACCAATTGTTCCTTGTTATATTAAAGGAGTAAGGGAATCTTTTATTCCTTTGCTTGTGGATCAGGATTTAAAAAAATTGGGTAGTGGTAAGAAAAAATTTAGAAAAATTGAAGTAACCTTCCTAAGACCAATAAGGATTCTCTTCTCTGAAAGAAATAATTGGGATAAAGATTTAATAAAATATTTAACTAAAACAATTGAAGAGCGGTTTAAAAATTATGGCTAA